A portion of the Fulvia fulva chromosome 1, complete sequence genome contains these proteins:
- a CDS encoding ATP synthase subunit alpha, mitochondrial yields the protein MFRNAIRTSARAAGALSAGSRIQAQRTAPAAVNAYRGYAADTKASPTEVSSILEQRIRGVQEESGLAETGRVLTVGDGIARVYGMSNVQAEELVEFASGVKGMCMNLEAGQVGVVLFGSDRLVKEGETVKRTGEIVDVPVGQEMLGRVVDALGNPIDGKGPIKTTERRRAQMKAPGILPRKSVNQPVQTGLKSIDAMVPIGRGQRELIIGDRQTGKTAVALDAMLNQKRWNNGTDEHQKLYCIYVAVGQKRSTVAQLVKTLEENDAMKYRYPNVTVSWSNSADQFSASSSPPPLLRLLHCSTSRLSPLAPWGDSSEWFRDNGKHAVIVYDDLSKQAVAYRQMSLLLRRPPGREAYPGDVFYLHSRLLERAAKMNDKFGAGSLTALPVIETQGGDVSAYIPTNVISITDGQIFLESELFYKGIRPAINVGLSVSRVGSAAQLKSMKQVAGSLKLFLAQYREVAAFAQFGSDLDAATKQTLSRGERLTELLKQKQYQPMAVNEMVPLIFAGVNGYLDSVPVNKILQWEADFLNHLKSNESALLEQIDKDGALSKDLEGKLKEVVQSFTKSFS from the exons ATGTTCAGAAACGCGATCCGGACGAGCGCTCGCGCGGCCGGCGCCCTGTCCGCTGGCAGCAGAATCCAAGCG CAGCGCACTGCACCCGCCGCCGTCAACGCCTACCGTGGCTATGCCGCCGACACCAAGGCCTCGCCGACCGAGGTCTCCTCCATCCTCGAGCAGAGAATCCGTGGCGTGCAGGAGGAGTCGGGTCTCGCCGAGACTGGCCGAGTTCTTACTGTCGG TGACGGTATCGCACGTGTCTACGGCATGAGCAACGTCCAGGCTGAGGAGCTGGTTGA GTTCGCCTCCGGTGTCAAGGGCATGTGCATGAACCTCGAGGCCGGCCAGGTCGGTGTTGTGCTTTTCGGTTCCGACAGATTGGTCAAGGAGGGTGAGACCGTCAAGCGTACCGGAGAGATT GTCGATGTCCCAGTCGGCCAGGAGATGCTCGGCCGTGTCGTCGACGCTCTTGGTAACCCAATTGACGGAAAGGGCCCAATCAAGACCACCGAGCGTCGCCGTGCCCAGATGAAGGCCCCCGGTATCCTTCCACGAAAGTCTGTCAACCAGCCAGTGCAGACCGGTCTCAAATCCATCGACGCCATGGTGCCCATTGGCCGTGGTCAGCGTGAGTTGATCATTGGTGACCGTCAGACTGGTAAGACTGCCGTCGCCCTTGACGCCATGCTCAACCAGAAGCGATGGAACAATGGCACCGACGAGCACCAGAAGCTCTACTGCATCTACGTTGCCGTCGGTCAGAAACGATCCACCGTGGCTCAGCTCGTCAAGACACTTGAAGAGAACGACGCCATGAAATACAGGTACCCTAACGTTACAGTCTCGTGGTCGAATTCTGCTGATCAATTTTCAGCGTCATCGTCGCCGCCACCGCTTCTGAGGCTGCTCCATTGCA GTACATCGCGCCTTTCACCGCTTGCTCCATGGG GGGATTCTAGTGAGTGGTTCCGTGACAACGGAAAGCACGCCGTGATCGTATACGACGATCTGTCCAAGCAGGCCGTCGCCTACCGTCAAATGTCTCTGCTCCTCCGTCGTCCACCAGGTCGTGAGGCCTACCCAGGAGA CGTCTTCTACCTCCACTCGCGTCTTCTCGAGCGTGCCGCCAAGATGAACGACAAGTTCGGTGCCGGCTCCCTCACCGCCCTCCCAGTCATTGAGACCCAGGGTGGTGACGTGTCTGCCTACATTCCAACCAACGTCATTTCCATCACCGACGGCCAGATCTTCTTGGAATCCGAACTATTCTACAAGGGTATCCGTCCAGCCATCAACGTCGGTCTCTCTGTCTCCCGTGTCGGATCTGCTGCCCAGCTCAAGTCCATGAAGCAAGTCGCTGGTTCCCTCAAGCTCTTCTTGGCTCAGTACCGTGAGGTCGCAGCTTTCGCACAATTCGGTTCCGATCTTGATGCCGCCACCAAGCAGACTCTGAGCCGTGGTGAGCGTCTTACCGAGCTCCTGAAGCAGAAGCAGTACCAGCCAATGGCCGTCAACGAGATGGTACCACTTATCTTCGCTGGTGTCAACGGTTACCTCGACAGTGTCCCAGTCAACAAGATCCTGCAATGGGAGGCTGACTTTCTTAACCACTTGAAGAGCAACGAATCGGCCCTTTTGGAGCAGATTGACAAGGACGGTGCGCTCAGCAAGGACCTTGAGGGCAAGCTGAAGGAGGTTGTGCAGAGCTTCACCAAGAGCTTCTCGTAG
- a CDS encoding 2-hydroxy-palmitic acid dioxygenase MPO1: protein MALNLEKQLLFYGSYHHDPVNIGIHITFVPILLLTGFLFGTNTPAVSAPEWLSIPYLPYNLGTIACFLYSSLYVLMEPVAGAMLAPLLLGGTAYANHLTSTHGMKANYIAIGVHIFSWVVQFIGHGVYEGRAPALLDNLVQAIFLAPFFVWLEILFAFRYRPELKARLDTAIKAEVAKFKAQKQGQQANGDLKAKDVTNGHAK, encoded by the exons ATGGCCTTGAACCTTGAAAAACAGCTCCTCTTC TATGGTTCTTACCACCATGATCCG GTCAACATTGGTATCCACATAACCTTTGTGCCGATACTGCTCTTGACGGGGTTCCTTTTC GGAACGAATACTCCCGCTGTATCAGCCCCGGAATGGCTGTCCATCCCATACTTGCCGTATAACCTCGGAACCATCGCCTGCTTTCTGTACTCATCCTTGTACGTCCTCATGGAACCAGTCGCAGGCGCAATGCTGGCACCTCTTCTCCTGGGCGGAACAGCATACGCCAACCACCTGACTTCAACACACGGCATGAAGGCCAACTACATTGCCATCGGCGTTCACATCTTTTCCTGGGTCGTGCAGTTCATTGGACACGGAGTCTACGAGGGCCGAGCTCCTGCACTGTTGGACAATCTGGTACAGGCGATCTTTCTCGCCCCGTTCTTCGTCTGGCTGGAAATACTGTTCGCATTCCGCTATAGGCCAGAACTAAAGGCACGCCTGGATACTGCTATCAAGGCAGAAGTTGCCAAGTTCAAGGCTCAGAAGCAGGGCCAGCAAGCGAATGGTGATCTCAAAGCGAAGGACGTCACCAATGGCCATGCGAAGTAA